The following coding sequences are from one Bos indicus x Bos taurus breed Angus x Brahman F1 hybrid chromosome 5, Bos_hybrid_MaternalHap_v2.0, whole genome shotgun sequence window:
- the MIP gene encoding lens fiber major intrinsic protein produces the protein MWELRSASFWRAICAEFFASLFYVFFGLGASLRWAPGPLHVLQVALAFGLALATLVQAVGHISGAHVNPAVTFAFLVGSQMSLLRAICYMVAQLLGAVAGAAVLYSVTPPAVRGNLALNTLHPGVSVGQATIVEIFLTLQFVLCIFATYDERRNGRLGSVALAVGFSLTLGHLFGMYYTGAGMNPARSFAPAILTRNFTNHWVYWVGPVIGAGLGSLLYDFLLFPRLKSVSERLSILKGSRPSESNGQPEVTGEPVELKTQAL, from the exons ATGTGGGAACTGCGGTCAGCCTCCTTCTGGAGGGCCATATGTGCTGAGTTCTTTGCCAGCCtcttctatgtcttctttggactgGGGGCCTCGCTGCGCTGGGCCCCTGGACCTCTGCATGTCTTGCAGGTGGCTCTGGCCTTTGGCCTGGCCCTGGCTACACTGGTGCAGGCTGTGGGCCACATCAGTGGAGCCCATGTCAACCCTGCAGTCACTTTCGCCTTCCTTGTGGGCTCCCAGATGTCCCTGCTTCGTGCCATCTGCTACATGGTCGCCCAACTCCTGGGAGCCGTGGCTGGGGCCGCCGTGCTCTACAGTGTTACCCCACCTGCCGTCCGAGGAAACCTAGCACTTAACACG TTGCACCCTGGGGTGAGTGTGGGCCAGGCCACCATAGTGGAGATCTTCCTGACGCTCCAGTTCGTGCTCTGCATCTTTGCCACATACGACGAGAGGCGGAATGGCCGCCTGGGCTCCGTGGCCCTGGCCGTTGGCTTCTCCCTCACCCTGGGGCACCTCTTTGGG ATGTATTATACTGGTGCAGGCATGAACCCTGCCCGCTCCTTTGCTCCTGCCATTCTTACCAGAAACTTCACCAACCACTGG GTGTACTGGGTGGGCCCGGTCATTGGAGCAGGCCTGGGCAGTCTCCTTTATgactttctcctcttccctcGGCTCAAGAGTGTTTCTGAGAGACTGTCTATTCTCAAGGGTTCCAGGCCCAGTGAGTCCAATGGACAACCAGAGGTCACAGGGGAACCTGTTGAACTGAAGACCCAGGCCCTGTAA
- the SPRYD4 gene encoding SPRY domain-containing protein 4, which produces MALPFARSLCLCRRGAKRLGAAAAEARRGISFKLEEKTAHSSLLLFKGDTGVKYGMVGLEPTKLALNVERFREWAVVLADTAVTSGRHYWEVTVKRSQQFRIGVADVDMSRDSCIGVDDRSWVFTYAQRKWHTMLANEKAPVEGMGQPEKVGLLLEYEAQKLSLVDVSRIAVVHILQTDFRGPVVPAFALWDGELLTHSGLEVPEGL; this is translated from the exons ATGGCGCTCCCCTTTGCACGTTCGTTGTGTCTGTGCCGCCGGGGAGCCAAACGATTGGGGGCTGCCGCCGCGGAAGCCCGCAGAG GCATCAGTTTCAAATTGGAAGAAAAGACAGCCCACAGCAGCCTGTTACTCTTCAAAGGTGACACAGGTGTCAAATACGGCATGGTGGGATTGGAGCCCACAAAATTAGCCCTTAATGTGGAGCGCTTCCGGGAGTGGGCAGTTGTGCTGGCAGACACAGCTGTCACCAGTGGCAGGCATTACTGGGAGGTGACAGTGAAGCGCTCTCAGCAGTTCCGGATAGGAGTGGCAGATGTGGACATGTCTCGCGATAGCTGCATCGGTGTTGACGATCGTTCCTGGGTGTTCACCTATGCTCAGCGCAAGTGGCACACCATGTTGGCCAACGAGAAAGCCCCAGTTGAGGGCATGGGGCAGCCAGAGAAGGTGGGGCTGCTGCTGGAGTATGAGGCCCAGAAGCTGAGCCTGGTGGATGTGAGCCGGATTGCTGTGGTCCACATACTACAGACAGATTTCCGGGGTCCAGTGGTGCCTGCCTTTGCCCTTTGGGATGGAGAGCTGCTGACCCATTCAGGGCTTGAGGTACCTGAAGGGCTCTAG
- the GLS2 gene encoding glutaminase liver isoform, mitochondrial isoform X2 has product MRSFKALQNSLSRAGSHCRRGGWGHLSQNPLLTWGVRHHLSEAAAQGKETPHSHQTQHQDQRSREQFSGSCPSPLSLPPNSDSSESGMLSRLGDLLFYTIGEGQERIPIHKFTTALKATGLQTSDPRLRDCMSQMRRMVRQSNSGGLLDRDLFRKCVSSNIVLLTQAFRKKFVIPDFEEFTSHVDRIFEDAKELTGGKVAAYIPQLAKSNPDLWGVSLCTVDGQRHSVGHTKIPFCLQSCVKPLTYAISISTLGTDYVHKFVGKEPSGLRYNTLSLNEEGIPHNPMVNAGAIVVSSLIKVLQYLNKMAGNEYMGFSNATFQSEKETGDRNYAIGYYLKEKKCFPKGVDMMAALDLYFQLCSVEVTCESGSVMAATLANGGICPITGESVLSAEAVRNTLSLMHSCGMYDFSGQFAFHVGLPAKSAVSGAILLVVPNIMGMMCLSPPLDKLGNSYRGVNFCQKLVSLFNFHNYDNLRHCARKLDPRREGGEVRNKTVVNLLFAASSGDVSALRRFALSAMDMEQKDYDSRTALHVAAAEGHIEVVKFLIEACKVNPFVKDRWGNIPLDDAVQFNHLEVVKLLQDYQDSYTPSETWAEAAAEALSKENLESMV; this is encoded by the exons GAGGAGCAGGGAGCAGTTCTCAGGTTCCTGTCCTTCTCCCCTGTCTCTGCCTCCAAACAGTGACTCTTCAGAGAGTGGCATGCTGTCCCGTCTGGGTGACCTGCTCTTCTACACtattggtgagggacaggaacgAATACCTATCCACAAGTTCACTACT GCGCTGAAGGCCACCGGACTGCAGACGTCAGATCCCCGGCTCCGGGACTGCATGAGCCAGATGCGCCGCATGGTTCGACAGTCCAACAGTGGTGGCCTCTTGGACCGAGATCTTTTCCGAAA GTGTGTGAGCAGCAACATTGTGCTACTGACTCAGGCCTTCCGAAAGAAGTTTGTTATTCCTGATTTTGAGGAGTTCACGAGCCACGTGGACCGCATCTTTGAGGATGCCAAAGAGCTCACTGGAGGCAAG GTGGCAGCCTACATCCCTCAGCTGGCCAAGTCAAATCCAGACCTGTGGGGTGTCTCGCTGTGCACTGTGGATGGTCAACG ACACTCCGTGGGCCACACAAAGATCCCCTTCTGCCTGCAGTCCTGCGTGAAGCCCCTCACGTATGCCATCTCCATAAGCACCCTAGGCACAGACTACGTGCACAAGTTCGTGGGCAAGGAGCCCAGCGGCCTGCGCTACAACACGCTCTCCCTCAATGAGGAAG GAATCCCCCATAACCCCATGGTCAATGCTGGTGCTATTGTCGTGAGCTCCCTGATCAAG gTCTTGCAATATCTGAACAAAATGGCTGGGAATGAATACATGGGTTTCAGCAATGCCAC ATTCCAGTCAGAGAAGGAAACGGGGGATCGGAATTATGCCATCGGTTATTATCTAAAGGAAAAGAAG TGCTTTCCTAAAGGGGTGGACATGATGGCTGCCCTTGATCTCTACTTCCAG CTGTGCTCTGTGGAGGTGACCTGTGAATCGGGCAGTGTCATGGCAGCCACCCTGGCCAATGGTGGGATCTGCCCCATCACTGGAGAGAGCGTGCTGAGCGCGGAAGCCGTGCGCAACACCCTCAGCCTCATGCACTCCTGCGGCATGTACGACTTCTCGGGCCAGTTTGCCTTCCAT GTGGGCCTGCCGGCCAAATCAGCTGTGTCAGGAGCCATCCTCCTGGTGGTACCCAACATCATGGGGATGATGTGTCTATCACCTCCACTGGACAAGCTGGGGAACAGCTATAGAGGGGTCAACTTCTGCCAA AAGTTGGTGTCTCTCTTCAATTTCCACAACTATGATAACCTGAGGCACTGTGCTCGGAAATTAGACCCACGGCGTGAAGGGGGAGAAGTCCGG AACAAGACTGTGGTGAACCTCTTATTTGCTGCCTCTAGTGGAGATGTCTCAGCTCTTCGAAG GTTTGCCTTGTCAGCCATGGACATGGAACAGAAAGACTATGACTCCCGCACCGCCCTGCACGTTGCTGCCGCTGAAG GACACATTGAAGTTGTTAAATTCCTGATTGAGGCCTGCAAAGTGAATCCTTTTGTCAAGGACAG GTGGGGCAACATCCCCCTGGATGATGCTGTGCAGTTCAACCACCTGGAGGTGGTGAAACTGCTCCAAGACTACCAGGACTCATACACACCATCTGAGACTTGGGCTGAAGCTGCAGCTGAGGCCCTGTCCAAAGAGAACTTAGAGAGCATGGTGTGA
- the GLS2 gene encoding glutaminase liver isoform, mitochondrial isoform X1, translating into MRSFKALQNSLSRAGSHCRRGGWGHLSQNPLLTWGVRHHLSEAAAQGKETPHSHQTQHQDQRSREQFSGSCPSPLSLPPNSDSSESGMLSRLGDLLFYTIGEGQERIPIHKFTTALKATGLQTSDPRLRDCMSQMRRMVRQSNSGGLLDRDLFRKCVSSNIVLLTQAFRKKFVIPDFEEFTSHVDRIFEDAKELTGGKVAAYIPQLAKSNPDLWGVSLCTVDGQRHSVGHTKIPFCLQSCVKPLTYAISISTLGTDYVHKFVGKEPSGLRYNTLSLNEEGIPHNPMVNAGAIVVSSLIKMDCNKAEKFDFVLQYLNKMAGNEYMGFSNATFQSEKETGDRNYAIGYYLKEKKCFPKGVDMMAALDLYFQLCSVEVTCESGSVMAATLANGGICPITGESVLSAEAVRNTLSLMHSCGMYDFSGQFAFHVGLPAKSAVSGAILLVVPNIMGMMCLSPPLDKLGNSYRGVNFCQKLVSLFNFHNYDNLRHCARKLDPRREGGEVRNKTVVNLLFAASSGDVSALRRFALSAMDMEQKDYDSRTALHVAAAEGHIEVVKFLIEACKVNPFVKDRWGNIPLDDAVQFNHLEVVKLLQDYQDSYTPSETWAEAAAEALSKENLESMV; encoded by the exons GAGGAGCAGGGAGCAGTTCTCAGGTTCCTGTCCTTCTCCCCTGTCTCTGCCTCCAAACAGTGACTCTTCAGAGAGTGGCATGCTGTCCCGTCTGGGTGACCTGCTCTTCTACACtattggtgagggacaggaacgAATACCTATCCACAAGTTCACTACT GCGCTGAAGGCCACCGGACTGCAGACGTCAGATCCCCGGCTCCGGGACTGCATGAGCCAGATGCGCCGCATGGTTCGACAGTCCAACAGTGGTGGCCTCTTGGACCGAGATCTTTTCCGAAA GTGTGTGAGCAGCAACATTGTGCTACTGACTCAGGCCTTCCGAAAGAAGTTTGTTATTCCTGATTTTGAGGAGTTCACGAGCCACGTGGACCGCATCTTTGAGGATGCCAAAGAGCTCACTGGAGGCAAG GTGGCAGCCTACATCCCTCAGCTGGCCAAGTCAAATCCAGACCTGTGGGGTGTCTCGCTGTGCACTGTGGATGGTCAACG ACACTCCGTGGGCCACACAAAGATCCCCTTCTGCCTGCAGTCCTGCGTGAAGCCCCTCACGTATGCCATCTCCATAAGCACCCTAGGCACAGACTACGTGCACAAGTTCGTGGGCAAGGAGCCCAGCGGCCTGCGCTACAACACGCTCTCCCTCAATGAGGAAG GAATCCCCCATAACCCCATGGTCAATGCTGGTGCTATTGTCGTGAGCTCCCTGATCAAG ATGGACTGTAACAAAGCAGAAAAGTTTGATTTT gTCTTGCAATATCTGAACAAAATGGCTGGGAATGAATACATGGGTTTCAGCAATGCCAC ATTCCAGTCAGAGAAGGAAACGGGGGATCGGAATTATGCCATCGGTTATTATCTAAAGGAAAAGAAG TGCTTTCCTAAAGGGGTGGACATGATGGCTGCCCTTGATCTCTACTTCCAG CTGTGCTCTGTGGAGGTGACCTGTGAATCGGGCAGTGTCATGGCAGCCACCCTGGCCAATGGTGGGATCTGCCCCATCACTGGAGAGAGCGTGCTGAGCGCGGAAGCCGTGCGCAACACCCTCAGCCTCATGCACTCCTGCGGCATGTACGACTTCTCGGGCCAGTTTGCCTTCCAT GTGGGCCTGCCGGCCAAATCAGCTGTGTCAGGAGCCATCCTCCTGGTGGTACCCAACATCATGGGGATGATGTGTCTATCACCTCCACTGGACAAGCTGGGGAACAGCTATAGAGGGGTCAACTTCTGCCAA AAGTTGGTGTCTCTCTTCAATTTCCACAACTATGATAACCTGAGGCACTGTGCTCGGAAATTAGACCCACGGCGTGAAGGGGGAGAAGTCCGG AACAAGACTGTGGTGAACCTCTTATTTGCTGCCTCTAGTGGAGATGTCTCAGCTCTTCGAAG GTTTGCCTTGTCAGCCATGGACATGGAACAGAAAGACTATGACTCCCGCACCGCCCTGCACGTTGCTGCCGCTGAAG GACACATTGAAGTTGTTAAATTCCTGATTGAGGCCTGCAAAGTGAATCCTTTTGTCAAGGACAG GTGGGGCAACATCCCCCTGGATGATGCTGTGCAGTTCAACCACCTGGAGGTGGTGAAACTGCTCCAAGACTACCAGGACTCATACACACCATCTGAGACTTGGGCTGAAGCTGCAGCTGAGGCCCTGTCCAAAGAGAACTTAGAGAGCATGGTGTGA
- the GLS2 gene encoding glutaminase liver isoform, mitochondrial isoform X5, whose amino-acid sequence MLSRLGDLLFYTIGEGQERIPIHKFTTALKATGLQTSDPRLRDCMSQMRRMVRQSNSGGLLDRDLFRKCVSSNIVLLTQAFRKKFVIPDFEEFTSHVDRIFEDAKELTGGKVAAYIPQLAKSNPDLWGVSLCTVDGQRHSVGHTKIPFCLQSCVKPLTYAISISTLGTDYVHKFVGKEPSGLRYNTLSLNEEGIPHNPMVNAGAIVVSSLIKMDCNKAEKFDFVLQYLNKMAGNEYMGFSNATFQSEKETGDRNYAIGYYLKEKKCFPKGVDMMAALDLYFQLCSVEVTCESGSVMAATLANGGICPITGESVLSAEAVRNTLSLMHSCGMYDFSGQFAFHVGLPAKSAVSGAILLVVPNIMGMMCLSPPLDKLGNSYRGVNFCQKLVSLFNFHNYDNLRHCARKLDPRREGGEVRNKTVVNLLFAASSGDVSALRRFALSAMDMEQKDYDSRTALHVAAAEGHIEVVKFLIEACKVNPFVKDRWGNIPLDDAVQFNHLEVVKLLQDYQDSYTPSETWAEAAAEALSKENLESMV is encoded by the exons ATGCTGTCCCGTCTGGGTGACCTGCTCTTCTACACtattggtgagggacaggaacgAATACCTATCCACAAGTTCACTACT GCGCTGAAGGCCACCGGACTGCAGACGTCAGATCCCCGGCTCCGGGACTGCATGAGCCAGATGCGCCGCATGGTTCGACAGTCCAACAGTGGTGGCCTCTTGGACCGAGATCTTTTCCGAAA GTGTGTGAGCAGCAACATTGTGCTACTGACTCAGGCCTTCCGAAAGAAGTTTGTTATTCCTGATTTTGAGGAGTTCACGAGCCACGTGGACCGCATCTTTGAGGATGCCAAAGAGCTCACTGGAGGCAAG GTGGCAGCCTACATCCCTCAGCTGGCCAAGTCAAATCCAGACCTGTGGGGTGTCTCGCTGTGCACTGTGGATGGTCAACG ACACTCCGTGGGCCACACAAAGATCCCCTTCTGCCTGCAGTCCTGCGTGAAGCCCCTCACGTATGCCATCTCCATAAGCACCCTAGGCACAGACTACGTGCACAAGTTCGTGGGCAAGGAGCCCAGCGGCCTGCGCTACAACACGCTCTCCCTCAATGAGGAAG GAATCCCCCATAACCCCATGGTCAATGCTGGTGCTATTGTCGTGAGCTCCCTGATCAAG ATGGACTGTAACAAAGCAGAAAAGTTTGATTTT gTCTTGCAATATCTGAACAAAATGGCTGGGAATGAATACATGGGTTTCAGCAATGCCAC ATTCCAGTCAGAGAAGGAAACGGGGGATCGGAATTATGCCATCGGTTATTATCTAAAGGAAAAGAAG TGCTTTCCTAAAGGGGTGGACATGATGGCTGCCCTTGATCTCTACTTCCAG CTGTGCTCTGTGGAGGTGACCTGTGAATCGGGCAGTGTCATGGCAGCCACCCTGGCCAATGGTGGGATCTGCCCCATCACTGGAGAGAGCGTGCTGAGCGCGGAAGCCGTGCGCAACACCCTCAGCCTCATGCACTCCTGCGGCATGTACGACTTCTCGGGCCAGTTTGCCTTCCAT GTGGGCCTGCCGGCCAAATCAGCTGTGTCAGGAGCCATCCTCCTGGTGGTACCCAACATCATGGGGATGATGTGTCTATCACCTCCACTGGACAAGCTGGGGAACAGCTATAGAGGGGTCAACTTCTGCCAA AAGTTGGTGTCTCTCTTCAATTTCCACAACTATGATAACCTGAGGCACTGTGCTCGGAAATTAGACCCACGGCGTGAAGGGGGAGAAGTCCGG AACAAGACTGTGGTGAACCTCTTATTTGCTGCCTCTAGTGGAGATGTCTCAGCTCTTCGAAG GTTTGCCTTGTCAGCCATGGACATGGAACAGAAAGACTATGACTCCCGCACCGCCCTGCACGTTGCTGCCGCTGAAG GACACATTGAAGTTGTTAAATTCCTGATTGAGGCCTGCAAAGTGAATCCTTTTGTCAAGGACAG GTGGGGCAACATCCCCCTGGATGATGCTGTGCAGTTCAACCACCTGGAGGTGGTGAAACTGCTCCAAGACTACCAGGACTCATACACACCATCTGAGACTTGGGCTGAAGCTGCAGCTGAGGCCCTGTCCAAAGAGAACTTAGAGAGCATGGTGTGA
- the GLS2 gene encoding glutaminase liver isoform, mitochondrial isoform X6 — translation MPFPLDLGLWVRHARAVKCRPPGRAFGQVGARDGAYPSDSSESGMLSRLGDLLFYTIGEGQERIPIHKFTTALKATGLQTSDPRLRDCMSQMRRMVRQSNSGGLLDRDLFRKCVSSNIVLLTQAFRKKFVIPDFEEFTSHVDRIFEDAKELTGGKVAAYIPQLAKSNPDLWGVSLCTVDGQRHSVGHTKIPFCLQSCVKPLTYAISISTLGTDYVHKFVGKEPSGLRYNTLSLNEEGIPHNPMVNAGAIVVSSLIKMDCNKAEKFDFVLQYLNKMAGNEYMGFSNATFQSEKETGDRNYAIGYYLKEKKCFPKGVDMMAALDLYFQLCSVEVTCESGSVMAATLANGGICPITGESVLSAEAVRNTLSLMHSCGMYDFSGQFAFHVGLPAKSAVSGAILLVVPNIMGMMCLSPPLDKLGNSYRGVNFCQKLVSLFNFHNYDNLRHCARKLDPRREGGEVRNKTVVNLLFAASSGDVSALRRFALSAMDMEQKDYDSRTALHVAAAEGHIEVVKFLIEACKVNPFVKDRWGNIPLDDAVQFNHLEVVKLLQDYQDSYTPSETWAEAAAEALSKENLESMV, via the exons TGACTCTTCAGAGAGTGGCATGCTGTCCCGTCTGGGTGACCTGCTCTTCTACACtattggtgagggacaggaacgAATACCTATCCACAAGTTCACTACT GCGCTGAAGGCCACCGGACTGCAGACGTCAGATCCCCGGCTCCGGGACTGCATGAGCCAGATGCGCCGCATGGTTCGACAGTCCAACAGTGGTGGCCTCTTGGACCGAGATCTTTTCCGAAA GTGTGTGAGCAGCAACATTGTGCTACTGACTCAGGCCTTCCGAAAGAAGTTTGTTATTCCTGATTTTGAGGAGTTCACGAGCCACGTGGACCGCATCTTTGAGGATGCCAAAGAGCTCACTGGAGGCAAG GTGGCAGCCTACATCCCTCAGCTGGCCAAGTCAAATCCAGACCTGTGGGGTGTCTCGCTGTGCACTGTGGATGGTCAACG ACACTCCGTGGGCCACACAAAGATCCCCTTCTGCCTGCAGTCCTGCGTGAAGCCCCTCACGTATGCCATCTCCATAAGCACCCTAGGCACAGACTACGTGCACAAGTTCGTGGGCAAGGAGCCCAGCGGCCTGCGCTACAACACGCTCTCCCTCAATGAGGAAG GAATCCCCCATAACCCCATGGTCAATGCTGGTGCTATTGTCGTGAGCTCCCTGATCAAG ATGGACTGTAACAAAGCAGAAAAGTTTGATTTT gTCTTGCAATATCTGAACAAAATGGCTGGGAATGAATACATGGGTTTCAGCAATGCCAC ATTCCAGTCAGAGAAGGAAACGGGGGATCGGAATTATGCCATCGGTTATTATCTAAAGGAAAAGAAG TGCTTTCCTAAAGGGGTGGACATGATGGCTGCCCTTGATCTCTACTTCCAG CTGTGCTCTGTGGAGGTGACCTGTGAATCGGGCAGTGTCATGGCAGCCACCCTGGCCAATGGTGGGATCTGCCCCATCACTGGAGAGAGCGTGCTGAGCGCGGAAGCCGTGCGCAACACCCTCAGCCTCATGCACTCCTGCGGCATGTACGACTTCTCGGGCCAGTTTGCCTTCCAT GTGGGCCTGCCGGCCAAATCAGCTGTGTCAGGAGCCATCCTCCTGGTGGTACCCAACATCATGGGGATGATGTGTCTATCACCTCCACTGGACAAGCTGGGGAACAGCTATAGAGGGGTCAACTTCTGCCAA AAGTTGGTGTCTCTCTTCAATTTCCACAACTATGATAACCTGAGGCACTGTGCTCGGAAATTAGACCCACGGCGTGAAGGGGGAGAAGTCCGG AACAAGACTGTGGTGAACCTCTTATTTGCTGCCTCTAGTGGAGATGTCTCAGCTCTTCGAAG GTTTGCCTTGTCAGCCATGGACATGGAACAGAAAGACTATGACTCCCGCACCGCCCTGCACGTTGCTGCCGCTGAAG GACACATTGAAGTTGTTAAATTCCTGATTGAGGCCTGCAAAGTGAATCCTTTTGTCAAGGACAG GTGGGGCAACATCCCCCTGGATGATGCTGTGCAGTTCAACCACCTGGAGGTGGTGAAACTGCTCCAAGACTACCAGGACTCATACACACCATCTGAGACTTGGGCTGAAGCTGCAGCTGAGGCCCTGTCCAAAGAGAACTTAGAGAGCATGGTGTGA
- the GLS2 gene encoding glutaminase liver isoform, mitochondrial isoform X3 — protein sequence MRSFKALQNSLSRAGSHCRRGGWGHLSQNPLLTWGVRHHLSEAAAQGKETPHSHQTQHQDHDSSESGMLSRLGDLLFYTIGEGQERIPIHKFTTALKATGLQTSDPRLRDCMSQMRRMVRQSNSGGLLDRDLFRKCVSSNIVLLTQAFRKKFVIPDFEEFTSHVDRIFEDAKELTGGKVAAYIPQLAKSNPDLWGVSLCTVDGQRHSVGHTKIPFCLQSCVKPLTYAISISTLGTDYVHKFVGKEPSGLRYNTLSLNEEGIPHNPMVNAGAIVVSSLIKMDCNKAEKFDFVLQYLNKMAGNEYMGFSNATFQSEKETGDRNYAIGYYLKEKKCFPKGVDMMAALDLYFQLCSVEVTCESGSVMAATLANGGICPITGESVLSAEAVRNTLSLMHSCGMYDFSGQFAFHVGLPAKSAVSGAILLVVPNIMGMMCLSPPLDKLGNSYRGVNFCQKLVSLFNFHNYDNLRHCARKLDPRREGGEVRNKTVVNLLFAASSGDVSALRRFALSAMDMEQKDYDSRTALHVAAAEGHIEVVKFLIEACKVNPFVKDRWGNIPLDDAVQFNHLEVVKLLQDYQDSYTPSETWAEAAAEALSKENLESMV from the exons TGACTCTTCAGAGAGTGGCATGCTGTCCCGTCTGGGTGACCTGCTCTTCTACACtattggtgagggacaggaacgAATACCTATCCACAAGTTCACTACT GCGCTGAAGGCCACCGGACTGCAGACGTCAGATCCCCGGCTCCGGGACTGCATGAGCCAGATGCGCCGCATGGTTCGACAGTCCAACAGTGGTGGCCTCTTGGACCGAGATCTTTTCCGAAA GTGTGTGAGCAGCAACATTGTGCTACTGACTCAGGCCTTCCGAAAGAAGTTTGTTATTCCTGATTTTGAGGAGTTCACGAGCCACGTGGACCGCATCTTTGAGGATGCCAAAGAGCTCACTGGAGGCAAG GTGGCAGCCTACATCCCTCAGCTGGCCAAGTCAAATCCAGACCTGTGGGGTGTCTCGCTGTGCACTGTGGATGGTCAACG ACACTCCGTGGGCCACACAAAGATCCCCTTCTGCCTGCAGTCCTGCGTGAAGCCCCTCACGTATGCCATCTCCATAAGCACCCTAGGCACAGACTACGTGCACAAGTTCGTGGGCAAGGAGCCCAGCGGCCTGCGCTACAACACGCTCTCCCTCAATGAGGAAG GAATCCCCCATAACCCCATGGTCAATGCTGGTGCTATTGTCGTGAGCTCCCTGATCAAG ATGGACTGTAACAAAGCAGAAAAGTTTGATTTT gTCTTGCAATATCTGAACAAAATGGCTGGGAATGAATACATGGGTTTCAGCAATGCCAC ATTCCAGTCAGAGAAGGAAACGGGGGATCGGAATTATGCCATCGGTTATTATCTAAAGGAAAAGAAG TGCTTTCCTAAAGGGGTGGACATGATGGCTGCCCTTGATCTCTACTTCCAG CTGTGCTCTGTGGAGGTGACCTGTGAATCGGGCAGTGTCATGGCAGCCACCCTGGCCAATGGTGGGATCTGCCCCATCACTGGAGAGAGCGTGCTGAGCGCGGAAGCCGTGCGCAACACCCTCAGCCTCATGCACTCCTGCGGCATGTACGACTTCTCGGGCCAGTTTGCCTTCCAT GTGGGCCTGCCGGCCAAATCAGCTGTGTCAGGAGCCATCCTCCTGGTGGTACCCAACATCATGGGGATGATGTGTCTATCACCTCCACTGGACAAGCTGGGGAACAGCTATAGAGGGGTCAACTTCTGCCAA AAGTTGGTGTCTCTCTTCAATTTCCACAACTATGATAACCTGAGGCACTGTGCTCGGAAATTAGACCCACGGCGTGAAGGGGGAGAAGTCCGG AACAAGACTGTGGTGAACCTCTTATTTGCTGCCTCTAGTGGAGATGTCTCAGCTCTTCGAAG GTTTGCCTTGTCAGCCATGGACATGGAACAGAAAGACTATGACTCCCGCACCGCCCTGCACGTTGCTGCCGCTGAAG GACACATTGAAGTTGTTAAATTCCTGATTGAGGCCTGCAAAGTGAATCCTTTTGTCAAGGACAG GTGGGGCAACATCCCCCTGGATGATGCTGTGCAGTTCAACCACCTGGAGGTGGTGAAACTGCTCCAAGACTACCAGGACTCATACACACCATCTGAGACTTGGGCTGAAGCTGCAGCTGAGGCCCTGTCCAAAGAGAACTTAGAGAGCATGGTGTGA